In Microbulbifer sp. GL-2, the following are encoded in one genomic region:
- a CDS encoding isoaspartyl peptidase/L-asparaginase family protein, producing the protein MISKRKFLKFSFLGSAAALAAPSVTAMTRRYTKKGKKPVVISTWNHGGPANEAAWKVLADGGRALDAVEIGARVPEADPQVTSVGYGGFPDRDGVVTLDACIMDEKQNCGSVAFLQGIKHPISVARKVMEETPHVMLVGEGAQRFAVEQGFEIENLLTPKAEAAWREWKRESRYQPVINIENHDTIGILALDQDGNLSGACTTSGAAFKMHGRVGDSPIIGAGLYVDNEVGAATATGMGELMIKTVGCHQVVELMRHGYTPEEACREAVERIARKLGDYKKFQVGFLALDKAGNYGAHCIHSGFNYAVRDVDGAQMKDSKSKLG; encoded by the coding sequence GTGATCAGTAAAAGAAAATTCCTGAAGTTCTCCTTCCTTGGTAGTGCCGCTGCTCTGGCAGCCCCCTCGGTGACTGCCATGACCCGGCGATATACGAAGAAAGGAAAGAAACCGGTTGTGATTTCAACCTGGAATCATGGTGGTCCTGCCAATGAGGCAGCTTGGAAGGTTCTGGCCGACGGTGGTAGGGCCTTGGATGCAGTAGAAATCGGCGCACGTGTACCGGAGGCAGACCCGCAGGTGACGAGTGTAGGCTATGGCGGCTTTCCCGACCGGGATGGCGTAGTCACTTTGGATGCCTGCATTATGGATGAGAAGCAAAACTGTGGCTCAGTAGCTTTTCTACAGGGCATCAAACATCCGATTTCTGTTGCACGAAAAGTGATGGAGGAGACCCCGCATGTCATGTTGGTTGGCGAGGGCGCACAGCGCTTTGCCGTGGAGCAGGGATTCGAAATTGAGAACCTGTTAACCCCGAAAGCCGAAGCCGCCTGGCGTGAGTGGAAGCGTGAGTCCCGTTACCAGCCGGTAATCAATATTGAAAACCACGACACTATCGGCATCTTAGCATTGGACCAGGACGGCAATCTTTCAGGGGCCTGCACCACCAGCGGGGCTGCTTTCAAGATGCATGGGCGGGTAGGGGACTCGCCGATTATTGGCGCTGGGCTCTATGTCGACAATGAAGTGGGTGCGGCTACCGCCACCGGCATGGGTGAGCTAATGATCAAAACTGTCGGTTGTCATCAAGTGGTGGAGCTGATGCGCCACGGCTATACACCGGAAGAAGCCTGCCGTGAGGCAGTTGAGCGTATTGCACGCAAGCTTGGGGACTATAAGAAGTTCCAGGTGGGTTTTCTGGCTTTAGATAAAGCTGGTAATTATGGTGCTCACTGCATCCATTCAGGATTTAACTATGCTGTTCGCGATGTAGATGGCGCCCAGATGAAAGATTCAAAAAGTAAGCTGGGCTGA
- a CDS encoding TetR family transcriptional regulator — MTKRRKEQTVTTRERILDAAMNVFHEFGVSHASLAEVAELAGVTRGSVYDHFRSKAGLLNALTERMELPGERLCEAAGDQIKEDPLGTLRTRWVWLFHEIACNEQWQRVLEIIFLPCEAVSEVCESTRRIKQGRTEGLERMAQLMKMAVTAGQLPADLDMDLAQQMLHGGLFGVLEDWFQSPRMEDLGDLGEHYIDTLLDMIRFSPAMRLDRYQVRTLH; from the coding sequence ATGACCAAACGCAGAAAAGAGCAAACAGTTACAACTCGTGAGCGTATTCTGGACGCTGCGATGAATGTTTTCCACGAGTTCGGCGTGTCTCATGCCTCTCTTGCAGAGGTGGCGGAATTGGCCGGGGTAACCCGTGGCTCGGTATACGACCATTTTCGCAGTAAGGCCGGTTTGCTCAACGCCCTGACGGAACGGATGGAACTACCTGGAGAGAGGCTGTGCGAGGCCGCTGGGGACCAGATAAAAGAAGACCCCCTAGGCACCCTGCGCACCCGATGGGTATGGTTGTTCCATGAGATTGCCTGCAATGAACAATGGCAGCGGGTCCTGGAAATTATCTTCCTGCCCTGCGAGGCGGTAAGCGAGGTCTGCGAATCCACCCGGCGTATCAAACAGGGACGCACTGAAGGCTTGGAGCGTATGGCACAGCTGATGAAAATGGCAGTTACTGCCGGGCAGCTGCCCGCCGACCTGGATATGGATCTGGCGCAACAGATGCTACACGGGGGCCTTTTTGGGGTGCTGGAAGACTGGTTTCAGTCGCCGCGGATGGAAGATCTTGGGGATCTGGGTGAGCATTACATCGATACCCTGCTGGATATGATCCGTTTCTCTCCTGCTATGCGCTTGGATAGATATCAGGTTCGCACCCTGCATTGA
- a CDS encoding efflux RND transporter periplasmic adaptor subunit has product MLNKKALISLLVASSVLVACEEKAATPPMMAPQVTVVTLESEPVTLTRELPGRTSPFKVAEVRPQVNGIIKQQLFREGGRVDANQPLYQLDDALYQADVDSARAKLQRASAALNIARLKAERTAGLVKNGAVSKQENDSAEADLQEARADVAAARAELQRAEIQLDYAQITAPITGRIGKSSVTQGALVTANQAATLATVQQLDPIYVDVTQSAAELVSLRRALEAGTLADATHLPVKILLEDGSEFEHQGKLEFAEASVDPSTGSVLLRVVVPNPDSMLLPGMYVRAIVGSGVRDDAILVPQQGIARDPKGNTSAMVVNEENIVAQRSVRVSRTVGNQWLVEEGLQAGDRVVVAGLQKIRPGAPVQPSEREDEQPPAAVGEEKAAAEQGS; this is encoded by the coding sequence ATGCTCAATAAAAAAGCGCTAATCAGTCTTCTGGTCGCGTCCTCAGTTCTTGTGGCCTGCGAGGAGAAGGCTGCCACACCGCCGATGATGGCGCCTCAAGTAACAGTTGTCACGCTGGAATCTGAGCCGGTGACCCTTACCAGGGAGCTACCTGGGCGCACTTCACCTTTCAAGGTGGCGGAAGTTCGCCCGCAGGTTAATGGCATCATAAAGCAGCAATTGTTCCGTGAAGGTGGCCGTGTCGACGCAAATCAACCGCTTTATCAGCTGGATGACGCCCTTTACCAAGCGGATGTAGATAGCGCTCGCGCAAAGTTGCAGAGAGCCAGCGCAGCGTTGAATATCGCCCGTTTGAAGGCCGAACGTACCGCTGGCCTAGTTAAGAATGGCGCTGTCAGCAAACAGGAGAACGACTCTGCAGAGGCGGATTTACAAGAGGCTCGCGCCGATGTGGCTGCAGCCAGGGCAGAATTACAGAGAGCAGAAATCCAACTGGATTATGCCCAGATCACGGCGCCTATTACCGGTCGTATTGGTAAATCGTCCGTTACTCAGGGTGCTTTAGTGACGGCCAATCAGGCCGCAACTTTGGCCACAGTGCAACAGCTGGACCCCATCTATGTAGATGTCACCCAGTCGGCTGCAGAGTTGGTAAGCCTGCGTCGGGCTTTGGAAGCGGGCACCCTGGCAGATGCCACTCATCTGCCAGTGAAAATATTATTGGAGGATGGCAGTGAATTTGAGCACCAGGGCAAGCTTGAATTTGCCGAAGCGAGTGTCGATCCCTCCACGGGCAGTGTGCTGTTGCGGGTAGTCGTACCCAATCCAGACAGCATGTTACTGCCGGGCATGTATGTGCGCGCGATTGTGGGCAGTGGTGTACGTGACGACGCCATTTTGGTGCCCCAGCAGGGAATTGCGCGAGATCCTAAAGGCAACACTTCGGCCATGGTCGTCAACGAAGAAAATATTGTCGCCCAGCGCTCTGTGCGGGTGAGCCGCACTGTCGGCAATCAATGGCTGGTGGAAGAGGGCTTACAGGCTGGTGATCGGGTGGTAGTCGCCGGATTACAAAAGATTCGCCCTGGCGCTCCGGTACAGCCCAGCGAGCGTGAGGATGAACAGCCACCTGCGGCGGTCGGCGAAGAAAAAGCTGCTGCTGAGCAGGGTTCCTGA